The Branchiostoma floridae strain S238N-H82 chromosome 12, Bfl_VNyyK, whole genome shotgun sequence genome segment GGAGACCATCCGGGCTCCACACGATTCCAACTTGAAGAGTCAGGAAAGGGACGAAAACTTCGAAGGCTTGAAGGGCTTCCTCACTGTTGCAAACACAGTAAGTGTTGAGAAAGAACGTAAGGACATTACTATGTAGGCTGAAGTTTAGGGGACAAACATTTAGACCATTATTTCACACTGACAGCAGTGTGAGTATTACGTAGTGGTGGCATGTAGGGTGGAAGGGGTATAATGGGATACCTGGAGCATTGGAAGTCTGGTTTGACTCGATTCCAATggtgttatacaaatgtagttgagAACAAATATCAACTTGTAAATACAAACGTTAGCGTTAATTCTACaagatacatacaaaacaaggaGAATTCCTATTTCTGAAGTTTGCAAGACTAAGTTGCGTCTTTATCCCGCAGGTGTTCCGAGGGACCTATGTCCCTCCTGGCCTCAAGGTCTGGGCACACCTGTTGATCGCCGCCTTAGCGTCTCTCGGCTTCATCTTTCTGGCCTCCATGCTGTTCTGTTGGTGCACCAGCTGTAAGACGTTCTGGGGCGAGTCTCCAGCGCCCGTGCTGACGGAGATACAGGCGGAGGAGGACCTCGGGAATTCCGCCGGAAAGGTTCCGTTCTACCACATCATGCCCAGCGGCATAAaggtaatttccaagcagatgtatgacCTCTTCGTTTAAACAATTTGCTGTCCCCTCTGAAATACAAAAACAGTcaagcaaacaacaacaacaacagcaacaaacaaaaaaaacttaacgCATCATCAGCAACATTCACAAAAGGCACTTAGAAACCAAGTCAGAGTCATAGATCTACTTACAAATAAGGTTAGCGCCCATATCATGCCTTtactctttctctccctctgcTCTGTACTTTGGGAGTACTTCATGGCTACGGTTTTGCCAGAGCGGGTGAAGTCTGCCGTCTCTGATTGCCCCTTTTGCTTTTCTCCTGTAGGGAGACGATGGAGACAACCTCATTGACCCAGACATGTCGGGAGAGAGCTCGCCCGGTCCCGAGGTGCCAGCGGACGACTTCGCCATGATGTCTAAAGTAGGAGCGGGGAGAAGAGGCCGCCGTGTCTGAGCTACTGTGTGTCTTTTTGAAACATGATTGAAGCGCGCAGTTGTAGATTTGGAAAGAGAACACTATTTTGCAACGATGAGCTGAGATATATAAACTTTATCATGACAGAGGTgtattttagtacatgtattaatgtAACTATTTTGTATCGACTATTAGATTATCATAGGGCTGTTTCCTTCGCTTTCTGCTCCGAAAATAAGAAAGTCTGAGTGGGTCATCGATTCACCAGTTCCTTGTCTCAAGTCTTTCTCACTTCTCGGAAGGGATTGCTTCGGAGTCAGCCANNNNNNNNNNNNNNNNNNNNNNNNNNNNNNNNNNNNNNNNNNNNNNNNNNNNNNNNNNNNNNNNNNNNNNNNNNNNNNNNNNNNNNNNNNNNNNNNNNNNTCCTTCCGAGAAGTGAGAAAGACTTGAGACAAGGAACTGGTTTCGGCAGCAATATGGTAAATTAGATTTCTTAGAGAAAGGTACTAAACCGGTGACTTTCGTGAAAGCATGAAAGGGGTGAGATTATAACCAAATTTTATGTAAGTGTAAGGATGGAACGAAAAGTTCGCTGTTCGGTAATATTACGCCGGTGTGCGTcacagcaaggacgttatatgaacgTTCATATAACGTCCATGGTCACAGATAAGaactatacattgtaccagaaaattgtttgtgtatagaaaatgtaaaatattggATGATTGTGTCTCCCTACCATGTTGAGGAGATGCCTGGGTAACCTCGGTGATTATCTATAGGtaagattgagccagcggtcaccaCGGAGGATGGTACATAGAGACTAGTTGGGAGCACACATCATTTGAATACAAAACTCTTTCTGATACGTTGTTTGCAACTGTTCGCATAATGCAAATATAAAGCGCCTCCCAGTGGAGGAGGCAAGAACTGCCTTGACTGGTGAGAGTTGCAGATGACCTATCTACTACTACCGGTAGCAGACTTTCAACTCGTTGCCATCCATGTCTAATGAAGTCTTGAGTTGAAAACACTGACAGGGCTCCGTTTATGAGAGATACAATGATACTACAACTCTGAAGTGCTGGTGCTTTTGTAAGATGTTTGCTAAGAAAAGGAAGAAACTATTTCATAAGGGACCAATCAAAAATATGGTGGAGGGAGGTGAAATGGTGATTTGTACTGGAAGAAACATATGAATCAACAACAGTCTGTGTTTTTTGAAATGTACAATTTATTGGGTACTTCTCACCTTCTATTGCCTAGGTAGCATacataaattacaaaatataaagTTAGTTACAGGAGGTCATGGAATGTTTATATTTTTAGCTTTTATATCAAATAAATTCACATCTATCAAACTATACATTACATTTATACTATATAAAGAGCAACAATATCATTACATTAATGAAAATTTGCTATGCCAATTCTTTGCcatgattttcaaaataaatccATTGAGAATAAAAGACTGCATGTTACAAATTACTTACAATCCTTACCACATACAAGTAGTTTGCTTTGTAAATATGTGCAGCAAATTATTCACTCTTACCAAATATAACATGCTCTTAAATACTGTCAGTTATAACTATGATCCCTTTTATTATGTTAAAATCTGAAGTCAAATAAGAGACTCATTGAACATCTCCAAATGTGATGGTTTAGTGTTAAAAAGCCCAATGAATATAATCTACACTAATTACTTGAACTTATAGTCCAGAATTAGACATACCAGTGACCATCTACATCATGTATCctttcttttccatttcttttccTTCAATGATTCTTCCTGTGATATACTTACAAGTTGACTACAGAAGAATAATTTGTACGTATATTGCAATCAGTGCATCTATCCTTATTTGTGGAGAAGTTTGGATTTTATCTCTGcttccttcttctttctccAGTCACAGAGATCAGCATATGGACACTTCCCACACTTCCAAGCCTCTTCTATCTGTACTCCTTCCACCTCGCGATCACCTGTAGTAAAAGGATAGGTATCAATAAAAAttatgtagacatttgtagcaTGCATTGAGATGggacagaaaagcaacaaaaCCACAATGTCTTTTTGAGGAAAGAGAACATGTATATCATGACTAGCCTTTCCAAAAATCAAAGTAGTGGCCTAGCTCTCTCCTTAGCATCTTGTCATCATACTCCACTGGTTTTGTCATGAACGAATCTTCATCATCCTGGCAGCGATATTCAATCTTCAAGCCATCAATACAGGGCACATCTGAGTGTGCCATTAACAGCAGTGCCATGTCCAACAGCTCTCCAAAAGTGGTGCAGGCAATCCCCACGTTCTTCCCATATTCAACAATCTCCTCTCCCAGCGGTTTGTCAGGGTTTCTCCTCAGGTGTTTCAGGATGCTTTCCTTCTTCAGTTTACCGAGAACCATGTCATCGAAGAGCCTCTTGTACAGACACACCTGTAGGCTCTCTTTCCTTTGCTGTGATTTGGAAGGTACTGACTTGGTTCCACGAGTTTTGAAGTCTAGGAGTTCAAACTGTCCCTGATCCGAGTACCGCAGCTCATCAATGACACCGACGATGAAAACGCCCATGTCAAACGGTTCCCCAAACACATGGATTTCCCGTACACATTTCTGACCTCTCTGCAACATTGTCACTTGTGCGATCATGTTTAAGAGCTTCACAGCCCAAGAGTCTTCTGCACTTGATACTTTAATAGGGACTATATCATGCACTTCCAACTCCCTTTCCCTGTGCATAGTGGCTCCCTTCTTCATCTGGGCAGACTCTACCACTTCGACATCTCCAGGGGGTGCATAGCCATAAACCATCTGTTGTTCACACCAGCTTTGTGAGCAAATATCTGTGACGCACAAGTAGCCCCACCTATACAGATGAAGTGGTGTCGTTCGTCTCTTCTTTGTTGGATTACTTTCGTCATCCTTTGTGCTTGATGATTCTGAACTTGGTTCATGTTGAAGACCATTTGCAACCTGGAGAAGGTCACTGTCGGTTAAAGATGCTTGACTTTCTTCAGAGGAAGGATCTGATTTCTTGGTTGCGTCTTGAGACTTGTCGGTGGTTGTGGACGT includes the following:
- the LOC118427464 gene encoding exonuclease V-like, with translation MAAKNIENWPENQNIADSGQNTDDWTSPDSYISDEELLRAERGALHVQSSNHQDGSVRNASGTADSSAAARTSPPKSNQSSQPTCTCHSSATCPPLERQNHGSQVSTGANGAQKTGDEGSKRARSPAPPFSESLTDEDLLEAALTPPSQGSCSTSTTTDKSQDATKKSDPSSEESQASLTDSDLLQVANGLQHEPSSESSSTKDDESNPTKKRRTTPLHLYRWGYLCVTDICSQSWCEQQMVYGYAPPGDVEVVESAQMKKGATMHRERELEVHDIVPIKVSSAEDSWAVKLLNMIAQVTMLQRGQKCVREIHVFGEPFDMGVFIVGVIDELRYSDQGQFELLDFKTRGTKSVPSKSQQRKESLQVCLYKRLFDDMVLGKLKKESILKHLRRNPDKPLGEEIVEYGKNVGIACTTFGELLDMALLLMAHSDVPCIDGLKIEYRCQDDEDSFMTKPVEYDDKMLRRELGHYFDFWKGDREVEGVQIEEAWKCGKCPYADLCDWRKKKEAEIKSKLLHK